A single window of Papio anubis isolate 15944 chromosome 8, Panubis1.0, whole genome shotgun sequence DNA harbors:
- the ZNF623 gene encoding zinc finger protein 623 yields the protein MSDKLTVMELPSPESEEVHEPRLEELLGNPEGQSLGSSPCQDRGCKQVTVTHWKIQTGETAQVCAKSGRNPILNSDLLLLQRELIEGDANPCDICGKTFTFNSDLVRHRISHAGEKPYRCDQCGKGFGQSSHLMEHQRIHTGERLYVCNVCGKDFIHYAGLIEHQRVHSGDKPFKCAQCGKAFGHSSDLIRHQRVHTRERPFECKECGKGFSQSSLLIRHQRIHTGERPYECNECGKSFIRSSSLIRHYQIHTEVKQYECKECGKAFRHRSDLIEHQRIHTGERPFECNECGKAFIRSSKLIQHQRIHTGERPYVCNECGKRFSQTSNFTQHQRIHTGEKLYECNECGKAFFLSSYLIRHQKIHTGERVYECKECGKAFLQKAHLTEHQKIHSGDRPFECKDCGKAFIQSSKLLLHQIIHTGEKPYACSYCGKGFIQRSNFLQHQKIHTEEKLYECSQYGRDFNSTTNFKNNQSVHQEGLSLSKAPIHLGERSVDQGQHIDNL from the coding sequence ATGTCAGATAAACTCACAGTGATGGAGCTCCCTTCTCCCGAGTCTGAGGAAGTCCATGAGCCCAGATTAGAGGAGCTTTTGGGAAATCCAGAAGGTCAGAGCCTGGGGAGTTCCCCCTGTCAGGACAGGGGCTGCAAGCAGGTGACAGTGACCCATTGGAAGATCCAAACAGGAGAGACAGCTCAAGTGTGTGCCAAGTCAGGAAGAAACCCTATTCTGAACTCAGACCTTCTTCTGCTTCAGAGAGAGCTCATAGAGGGGGATGCCAATCCTTGCGATATCTGTGGCAAAACCTTCACGTTTAATTCCGACCTAGTTAGGCATCGGATTTCGCATGCTGGGGAGAAACCTTACAGGTGCGATCAGTGTGGGAAAGGCTTTGGCCAGAGCTCACACCTTATGGagcatcagagaattcacactggagagagacTCTACGTCTGTAATGTGTGTGGGAAAGACTTCATTCACTATGCAGGTCTCATTGAGCATCAGCGCGTTCATTCAGGAGACAAGCCCTTCAAATGTGCACAGTGTGGGAAGGCGTTTGGTCACAGTTCAGACCTGATTAGGCACCAGAGAGTTCACACCAGAGAGAGACCTTTCGAATGCAAAGAGTGTGGAAAAGGCTTCAGTCAGAGCTCCTTACTTATTCGTCATCAGAGGATTCACACGGGAGAAAGGCCCTATGAGtgcaatgaatgtgggaaatcctTCATAAGGAGCTCGAGCCTCATTCGCCACTATCAGATCCACACAGAAGTGAAACAGTATGAATGCAAAGAATGTGGGAAGGCATTCCGTCATCGCTCAGACCTTATCGAACACCAGAGGATCCACACCGGAGAGAGACCCTTTGAATGCAATGAGTGCGGGAAAGCCTTTATTCGGAGCTCGAAGCTCATTCAGCATCAGAGGATCCATACTGGGGAGAGGCCTTACGTGTGCAACGAGTGTGGGAAGCGCTTCAGCCAGACGTCAAACTTCACCCagcatcagagaattcacactggagagaaactctATGAATGTAACGAGTGTGGGAAAGCTTTCTTTCTGAGTTCATACCTTATTCGACACCAGAAGATCCACACTGGAGAGAGAGtgtatgaatgtaaggaatgcgGGAAAGCGTTTCTCCAGAAAGCCCATCTCACTGAGCACCAGAAGATCCACTCTGGGGACAGGCCCTTCGAATGTAAAgactgtgggaaagccttcatCCAGAGCTCCAAGCTGCTTCTGCACCAGAtcattcacactggagaaaagcccTATGCCTGCAGTTATTGTGGGAAAGGCTTTATTCAGAGGTCAAACTTCCTTCAGCACCAGAAGATTCATACTGAAGAGAAGCTCTATGAATGTAGTCAGTATGGGAGAGATTTTAACTCAactacaaactttaaaaataatcaaagtgTTCACCAAGAGGGACTCTCCTTGAGTAAGGCCCCCATACATTTGGGCGAGAGGTCTGTCGATCAGGGGCAACATATAGATaacttataa